GGCCGCTGGTCCGCAGGCCTATTTGCTGGCTACTTTCAAGGTCGCATCGGTCATGCGCGCCAAAGATGCCAAACGCGCCGCCCCGAGGACCGCTGTTGGGACTTGATCGGGGAAGGCACCTATATCGACGGTAACGCCACGCTGGAACAGGCCATGCCGATTTTTGAGGCGACCAATGCGACCTATATTCCGGTGGTGACACTGGGGGGCGAAGACAGCCCGCCCGAGCTTTGGGGTGCATTGTTTCAGGTCGATGCGCTGCGGGCAATGAACCGCGCCTTGGCTGACAGGTCAGCCGAAGAACATTCCTAGATCTGTTCGACCGCGACCTTGTTGCCATAAAACGCCAGGTGGCCGGCGATTGCGGCCACGTCCGCATGCGGGGCCTCGTAGGACCAGGCCGCATCCTTGATCGTGCCGCTTTTGGCTTCGATATCAAAATATGTTGCCAGCCCCTTATGGGGGCAGGAGGACGTGGTGTCTGACGGATCAAGGAACGCCATCGCGATATCCTCGCGCGGGATATAGACCACGGCGGGATAGCTGCCCTCGGTCAGTTCCAGCGCGCGGATGGTTTCCCCCAGAACGGCCCCGCCAGCACGCACGACAAAGGTGCCTTTTGCAGGCCTGATCTTGATATGGTCGCTCATGGGTCCCCCGAATGCTGTTGCGCATTGATTACAGGGGCGCACAGGCCTTGTCGAGCCACGCAAATGCCGCACCATCCACGCGCGGGCCAATCAGGGTCAGTGTCTTGGCGTGATAGTCATCAAGCCAGGCGCGCTCGTCCAGCGTCAGCATCGCCGCGTCGATCAGACGGCGATCAATCGGCACATAGGTGAGGGTGTCAAAGGCCAGCATCGCGCGGTCGTCGCCCCCTTTTAGGGCGGGCGCATCCACCACCGTGATCAGGTTCTCGATGCGGATGCCAAATTCACCCTCGCGGTAATAGCCCGGCTCGTTTGACAGGATCATGCCCGGTTCCAGCGGCACAGGCGCGGCGCGGCGCGAAATGCCTTGCGGACCTTCGTGAACGCTCAGGTAGGCACCGACGCCGTGACCGGTGCCGTGGTCGTAATCCTGCCCCGCCAGCCACAGCGGATAGCGCGCCAAAGCGTCCAGATGCGCACCCGTCACGCCCGTCGGAAAGCGCGCGCGGCTGATCGCGATCATCCCCTGCAAGACCCGTGTGAAACAGGCGCGCTGGTCCTTCGTGGGCGCGCCAATAGCCATTGTGCGGGTGATATCCGTGGTGCCGTCGATATATTGGCCGCCGCTGTCGACCAGCAACACTTCGCCCGGGCGCACAGGGCGGTTCGTAGAGTCAGTCACACGGTAATGCACGATCGCGCCGTGTTCGCCCGCGCCGCTGATCGTTTCAAAACTGATGTCCAGCAGCGCGTTGGTGGCGCGGCGGAACCCTTCCAGTGCCTTGACCACATCAATTTCCGTCAGGCCGCCCTTTGGCGCCTTTGCGTCGAGCCAGGCCAGGAAATTTACCATTGCCGCACCGTCACGCAGATGGGCCGCGCGCGCCCCGGCGATTTCCGCCACGGTCTTGATCGCCTTGGGCAGAAGGCAGGGATCATCCCTGTGGATCACCTTGGTCCCCGCCTGTTCCAGCGTATCGGCCACGATCTGCGGCGCCGATTTCGGGTCAATCTGCACGGGGCCTTGCAGGGCCGCCAGCGCGCCTAGAAAAGCGCCCTCATCTTGCACGTTCACGTCTGGCCCAAGGTGTTGCGCAATCCCGTCCGCCTTGCCCGCGCGCGCGAACAGATCAACCTGACCACTGGCATGAACCACGGCAAAGGCCTGCGGAACCGGGTTGCGCTCCACATCCGTGCCACGAATATTGAGCAGCCAGGCGATGCTGTCAGGCAGGGTCAGCACAGCCGACGTTGCCCCGGCCTTGGTCAGGGCTTCTGCAATCTCGGCGCGTTTGGTCGCGTGGGATTTTCCAGCCAGATCATCGGGGTAGGCGGTAAAGGCGGCACCGGGTGGGGCAGGGCGATCATCCCAGATTTCATCGACAAGATTGGTGGTCGCGACAATCTGGATGGCCGTGGTGGCAAGATCCTTGCGCAGGGCGTCGATCTCGCGCGTGGTATGCAGCCACGGATCAAACCCGATTTTGGCACCGTCACCCAGGTGGTCACTCAGCCAGTCGGCCAGCTTCACTTCGGGCCAATGCACGGGCGTGAACACATCGGCCACCTGATCGCGCACCTGCACACGGTAGCGCCCGTCGATGAACACCCCCGCGACATTAGGCAGGACACAGGCAAACCCCGCCGATCCGGTAAAGCCCGTCAGCCAAGCAAGGCGGGCATCGCCGGGGGCAACGTATTCCCCCTGATGGGCATCGGCGCGGGGCACCAGAAACCCCTGCACCCGCTGCGCCGCCATCGCCGCGCGCAACGCCGCAAGACGCGGCGGACCTTGTTTTGGAGAGGCGCTGTCGGCAAAGGTCTGGAACATGGCTAACCTCGGTGGGGTGATTTTGGGCGTAGGTATTGCACTGGCTTGCCCTGGGAAATCCAGATTCGGATCGACTCCAGCAATTCAAAGGTCGGGTATTCCTGAATGTCGTCGTCGCTGTAACCTTCGTCAAGCAGGCGCTCGTAATGCCATTCTTGAAAGGTTACATACTGTCCAAGAAGCGCCGCAGGACCGGGGGCTTTGATCTCGGCTTCACTGCGCAACCAGTCGCGCACAATTCGGATCGCCTTTTCATAGTCGCCTGCATGCGCCTTGATGTCCGACCCTGAAATATCTGACAGCGCTGCCTGAAAGCGATAGCGTTCCTCTTCGAGGATCAGGAAACGTTTTCCAAGGTGATCACCGCCAAGATATTGGCGACAGCCATAATCAATCCCCAACTCAAAAGGCATGTTCAACCGGAACATCTCGCCCTTTTTCTGGGCAATGCAGCGGCTAAGATCGTGGATCGAAAAGCGGCTCTGTTCGATCAATTCCTTGATCTTGTCCAGACGCGTTTCACCAGAGTCGTTCCGTTCCGTGGCCAGTCGCGGCTCAAGGCCGAGGGTCATAACTGTAAAGATGATCGCCTGAAGGAGCGGCGCAAAGTCTTCATCGAATGGGCAGTTGATAAAGACGTTGCGGTCAAATTCATGCATCCCTAGCCTTTGGGAGGATAGGGGTCTCGGCCATAGCTGTCGCGTGCGCGAATACGGCCATCACGGCCATGAATATAAAGCTCGGTATGTTGGTTGCGGGCGCGTTCGCGTGCAACTTCAATCGCCTCGCCTTGTGTCTCGTAGGTATTCGAGGCGCGGTCTGACCCAGCCTTGCGCACACTCCACCGTCCCCCGTTGGGAACGACGTGCTGTCCTTTGGTCGCCATCGAATTCTCCTTCTGCCCCTTCTATTCAATTTAGCCAAATCAGCCCTGATTTCAAGATAATACTCTGTCGCATTGGCGTGATCTGACCCCGGCTAACCGACCTTTTTCATTCCCAGAACGCGTGCGCGTTTGCGTGGGTCGCTGTCAAACAGTGACGCCAGTTGTTCGGTCATCGCGCCGGCCAGTTGTTCCACATCTGTGATCGTCACGGCGCGGTCATAATAGCGGGTCACGTCATGGCCGATGCCAATCGCGATCAGTTCCACCATCTTGCGTTTCTCGACCAGCGCGATCACGTCGCGCAGGTGTTTTTCCAGATAATTCGCGGGGTTAACGGACAAAGTTGAATCGTCTACCGGCGCGCCATCGCTGATCACCATCAGCACCTTGCGGGCCTCGCGGCGCGCAGCCATGCGCCGGTGCGCCCATTCCAGCGCCTCGCCGTCGATGTTTTCCTTCAGCAGGCCCTCTTTCATCATCAGGCCCAGATTGTCGCGGGCGCGCCGCCACGGGGCATCGGCACTTTTGTAGATGATATGGCGCAGATCGTTGAGGCGACCGGGCTGTTGCGGACGACCATCGGCCAACCACGCCTCGCGGCTTGAGCCACCCTTCCATGCGCGGGTGGTGAAACCCAAAATCTCGACCTTGACCTGACAGCGTTCCAGCGTGCGGGCCAGAACATCCGCACAGATCGCTGCAATCGAAATCGGACGACCCCGCATCGAACCGGAGTTATCCAGCAGCAACGTCACGCAGGTATCGCGAAATTCGGTGTCCTTTTCGACCTTGAAAGACAGGGGTGTCGTCGGGTTTGCAACCACACGGGCAAGGCGGCCTGCGTCCAGTATCCCTTCCTCGCGGTCAAATTCCCAAGACCGGTTTTGCTGCGCCTGAAGGCGGCGCTGCAACTTATTGGCAAGGCGCGACACGGCCCCCTTCAAGGGTTCGAGCTGCTGATCCAGATAGGCGCGCAGCCGTTCCAGTTCTGCCGGTTCGGCCAAGTCCTCGGCACCAATTTCTTCATCGAAATCAGATTTGTAGACGGCATAGTTCGGGTCGGCATCCGACACTGGCTGGGGGGCAGGCGGATCAAGAGGCGCTTCGCCCTCGGGCATTTCGGTCTC
This portion of the Octadecabacter sp. SW4 genome encodes:
- the cobT gene encoding cobaltochelatase subunit CobT, with the protein product MNKPTDNPADPFKKALAEATKVMADDPELTVSYSVDPAGQTAETIRLPQVTRRMTRDEVLLARGTADAFALRHKFHDPKIAAKYMPQGQMARDLYDAMETARVEAVGARHMPGTAGNIDAKIGNEAARKGYDQIRDKAEAPLATAAGYLIRHLATGRDLPKGADNIMGLWRDFIEGQAGGTLNALEDTLGDQQAFAKFVRQMIEDLGYGDQLGDDPDSGDDEDQADQSQEEEEQPDSTGDDDGEDEEAEASPEQSQDEQQDASQAQVSMDDLADEEMADETEMPEGEAPLDPPAPQPVSDADPNYAVYKSDFDEEIGAEDLAEPAELERLRAYLDQQLEPLKGAVSRLANKLQRRLQAQQNRSWEFDREEGILDAGRLARVVANPTTPLSFKVEKDTEFRDTCVTLLLDNSGSMRGRPISIAAICADVLARTLERCQVKVEILGFTTRAWKGGSSREAWLADGRPQQPGRLNDLRHIIYKSADAPWRRARDNLGLMMKEGLLKENIDGEALEWAHRRMAARREARKVLMVISDGAPVDDSTLSVNPANYLEKHLRDVIALVEKRKMVELIAIGIGHDVTRYYDRAVTITDVEQLAGAMTEQLASLFDSDPRKRARVLGMKKVG
- a CDS encoding DUF427 domain-containing protein, with protein sequence MSDHIKIRPAKGTFVVRAGGAVLGETIRALELTEGSYPAVVYIPREDIAMAFLDPSDTTSSCPHKGLATYFDIEAKSGTIKDAAWSYEAPHADVAAIAGHLAFYGNKVAVEQI
- a CDS encoding aminopeptidase P family protein, whose amino-acid sequence is MFQTFADSASPKQGPPRLAALRAAMAAQRVQGFLVPRADAHQGEYVAPGDARLAWLTGFTGSAGFACVLPNVAGVFIDGRYRVQVRDQVADVFTPVHWPEVKLADWLSDHLGDGAKIGFDPWLHTTREIDALRKDLATTAIQIVATTNLVDEIWDDRPAPPGAAFTAYPDDLAGKSHATKRAEIAEALTKAGATSAVLTLPDSIAWLLNIRGTDVERNPVPQAFAVVHASGQVDLFARAGKADGIAQHLGPDVNVQDEGAFLGALAALQGPVQIDPKSAPQIVADTLEQAGTKVIHRDDPCLLPKAIKTVAEIAGARAAHLRDGAAMVNFLAWLDAKAPKGGLTEIDVVKALEGFRRATNALLDISFETISGAGEHGAIVHYRVTDSTNRPVRPGEVLLVDSGGQYIDGTTDITRTMAIGAPTKDQRACFTRVLQGMIAISRARFPTGVTGAHLDALARYPLWLAGQDYDHGTGHGVGAYLSVHEGPQGISRRAAPVPLEPGMILSNEPGYYREGEFGIRIENLITVVDAPALKGGDDRAMLAFDTLTYVPIDRRLIDAAMLTLDERAWLDDYHAKTLTLIGPRVDGAAFAWLDKACAPL
- a CDS encoding DUF2188 domain-containing protein, whose amino-acid sequence is MATKGQHVVPNGGRWSVRKAGSDRASNTYETQGEAIEVARERARNQHTELYIHGRDGRIRARDSYGRDPYPPKG